Proteins from a genomic interval of Paenibacillus lentus:
- the rpsR gene encoding 30S ribosomal protein S18: MSFKQREGGDDKRPARRGGRNKRRKVCFFTVNKITHIDYKDTELLKKFISERGKILPRRVTGTSAKYQRLLTIAIKRSRQIALLPYTTE, encoded by the coding sequence ATGAGCTTCAAGCAAAGAGAAGGCGGAGACGACAAAAGACCGGCACGCCGCGGTGGCCGCAACAAACGTCGTAAAGTATGTTTCTTCACTGTGAACAAGATTACTCACATTGACTATAAAGATACTGAGTTGCTCAAGAAATTCATCAGCGAGCGCGGTAAAATTTTGCCACGCCGTGTGACTGGTACGAGCGCGAAGTATCAACGTCTATTGACAATTGCGATCAAACGCTCCCGTCAAATCGCATTGCTTCCGTACACTACGGAGTAA
- a CDS encoding ABC transporter ATP-binding protein, which yields MAEELLRIENLSTSFRISGELYAAVDDVSLTVNKNEILAIVGESGSGKSALAFSIMGLHTRAHIQGAIHYKGQNLTALSPTELNRLRGNEISMIFQDPLSALNPLMMIGEQIEEVLLLHESSQTTRSNKSKKHRKLRAIELLQKVGIPQPEYAYGQYPHELSGGMRQRVVIAIAIANQPKLLIADEPTTALDVTIQLQILELIRRLKEDMNAGIILITHDLGVVAEMADRVAVMYAGQIVEIASIHALMTKAKHPYTRSLMSSLPTASEGKTRLHVIHGLVPSLKHLPRQGCRFRSRIPWIDETAHEVNPRLHEVEPGHYVRCSCYKNFHFLNHREEE from the coding sequence GTGGCTGAAGAACTCTTAAGAATCGAGAATCTGTCGACCTCTTTTCGTATTTCAGGCGAGCTGTATGCCGCCGTGGATGATGTTAGTTTAACGGTGAATAAGAATGAAATCCTGGCCATTGTTGGTGAATCCGGGTCAGGGAAGAGTGCGTTGGCTTTCTCTATTATGGGATTGCATACGCGTGCCCACATTCAAGGAGCGATCCATTACAAAGGTCAGAACCTCACAGCGCTGTCTCCAACTGAGCTAAACCGACTTCGTGGCAACGAGATCAGCATGATATTTCAAGATCCTTTATCTGCACTTAATCCTCTGATGATGATTGGTGAACAAATTGAAGAAGTGCTGCTTCTTCATGAGTCCAGTCAAACTACACGATCAAACAAATCCAAGAAACATAGGAAACTACGGGCCATTGAATTATTGCAAAAGGTTGGGATTCCTCAGCCCGAGTATGCTTATGGGCAATATCCCCATGAATTATCCGGCGGTATGCGGCAGCGAGTGGTCATTGCTATTGCCATTGCCAATCAGCCCAAGCTGTTGATTGCCGATGAGCCCACGACGGCCCTCGACGTTACCATTCAGCTGCAAATTTTGGAGCTGATCCGGCGTTTGAAGGAAGATATGAATGCGGGGATTATTTTAATTACGCATGATTTAGGCGTTGTGGCAGAGATGGCTGATCGCGTAGCGGTCATGTATGCCGGGCAAATTGTTGAAATCGCTTCAATTCATGCGCTGATGACGAAAGCGAAGCACCCCTATACCAGATCGTTAATGAGCTCCTTACCTACGGCGAGTGAAGGAAAGACGCGGCTGCATGTCATCCATGGGCTTGTGCCATCACTAAAGCACTTGCCGCGGCAGGGCTGCCGTTTTCGTTCGCGAATTCCGTGGATCGACGAAACGGCTCATGAAGTCAATCCGCGGCTGCATGAGGTTGAGCCAGGACATTATGTCCGGTGTTCATGCTATAAAAATTTTCATTTCCTTAATCACCGAGAGGAGGAATAG
- the opp4B gene encoding oligopeptide ABC transporter permease: MWKTILRRLLIMIPQIILLSILVFIMAKALPGDALTGLLDPSVDPSMLEEQRERLGLNNPWYVQYWDWITRAVQGDLGQSFRFKLPVADLIGQRITNTIWLSLVTLILTYIIAIPLGIISGRYNDTWGDRLITGYTYLGFAAPLFIFALLMLWIFGFHVRAFPTEGSVTPGLVPGTLDYLVSKIYHLLLPALSMALITTVSTVQYLRSEIIDMKQRDFVLLARAKGASESRVYTHHILRNSLLPIAAFFGYEITGLIGGTVFIEYIFSYPGMGQLFLNSILIRDFSVVTALVLLYGIASILGSLISDIILGIVDPRIRIK, encoded by the coding sequence ATGTGGAAGACGATTTTACGCAGGCTGTTGATCATGATTCCGCAAATTATTTTGCTCAGCATTCTCGTATTTATAATGGCGAAGGCTTTGCCCGGGGATGCCTTAACCGGGCTGCTCGATCCGAGTGTCGATCCGTCGATGCTTGAAGAGCAGCGGGAAAGGCTGGGCCTTAACAATCCATGGTATGTCCAGTACTGGGATTGGATTACAAGGGCTGTTCAAGGCGATTTAGGCCAGTCCTTCAGATTTAAGCTGCCTGTTGCTGATTTAATTGGGCAGAGAATTACCAATACGATCTGGCTGTCCTTGGTTACGCTAATTCTAACCTATATTATCGCGATTCCTCTTGGAATTATTAGCGGGCGTTATAACGATACTTGGGGAGACCGTCTAATTACCGGTTATACGTATCTTGGGTTCGCGGCACCTTTATTTATATTTGCTCTGTTAATGCTATGGATTTTCGGCTTTCATGTCCGCGCGTTTCCGACGGAGGGGAGCGTGACCCCTGGGCTTGTGCCGGGAACCCTCGACTACTTGGTAAGCAAAATATATCATTTGCTGCTGCCTGCATTATCTATGGCTCTAATTACTACTGTGTCTACGGTGCAATATTTGCGCAGCGAGATTATCGACATGAAGCAAAGGGATTTTGTGCTGTTAGCTAGAGCCAAGGGGGCGTCTGAATCGCGCGTTTATACGCATCATATTTTGCGAAATTCGCTCCTTCCGATTGCAGCGTTCTTTGGTTATGAAATAACGGGGCTCATCGGTGGAACGGTTTTTATAGAATATATTTTTAGTTACCCAGGGATGGGGCAGCTTTTTCTCAATTCGATTTTGATTCGCGATTTCAGTGTCGTGACTGCTCTGGTCCTTCTCTACGGTATTGCCTCGATCTTAGGTTCATTAATTTCTGACATCATTTTAGGTATTGTAGATCCTCGAATTCGGATTAAATAA
- a CDS encoding aminotransferase class V-fold PLP-dependent enzyme, whose product MSIKEASFLEKQAVIYFDHAATSWPKPPEVGEAMMKVLNGQAASAGRGSHNMALQAGRVMYNARRSLATLFHIANPNDIVFTSNTTAALNLAIKGWLKPGDHVIATMVEHNSVRRPLEYLKRTIGIQVDYVAVNDSGQLDMEAVRNSIRSETTLVVCSHSSNLLGSIMPLDELGRLAREHGAVFLVDAAQTAGTYPIDVAEMGIDMLAFPGHKGLLGPQGTGGLYISPQVELEPQLHGGTGSQSEELEQPTVRPDRYEAGTANTVGIAGLAAGVNVVLKYGVEQVYEHQWKLVQTMMEELSKMPGVSLIGPKLGEARTGLVSYNVAGRDAAEIAFRLDREYGIAVRAGYHCTPLGHMTAGTTEGGAVRASVGFGTTEKEVESFVLAMRKILAQ is encoded by the coding sequence TTGTCAATTAAGGAGGCGAGTTTTCTGGAAAAGCAAGCTGTCATTTATTTTGATCATGCTGCTACATCATGGCCTAAACCACCGGAAGTAGGGGAGGCTATGATGAAGGTTCTTAATGGTCAAGCGGCCAGTGCGGGGCGAGGGAGTCATAATATGGCCCTGCAAGCGGGAAGAGTAATGTATAACGCTAGGCGCTCGCTCGCGACGCTATTTCATATTGCCAATCCCAATGACATTGTATTTACCTCCAACACGACTGCGGCATTGAACTTGGCTATCAAGGGCTGGCTAAAGCCTGGCGATCATGTGATTGCAACTATGGTTGAGCATAATTCAGTGAGAAGACCATTAGAATACTTGAAAAGAACCATTGGAATTCAGGTTGATTATGTGGCTGTGAATGATTCGGGGCAATTAGATATGGAGGCAGTCAGAAATTCCATTCGCTCAGAGACGACTTTAGTTGTTTGTTCACATAGCTCAAATTTGCTGGGAAGTATTATGCCTCTTGATGAATTAGGGCGTTTGGCTCGTGAGCATGGAGCAGTTTTTCTGGTAGATGCGGCTCAAACTGCTGGGACATATCCCATTGACGTTGCTGAAATGGGAATTGATATGCTTGCTTTTCCAGGGCATAAGGGGTTGCTTGGCCCACAGGGCACAGGAGGTTTATATATTTCTCCCCAGGTGGAGTTGGAGCCGCAGTTGCATGGAGGGACAGGAAGTCAATCCGAAGAGCTTGAGCAGCCAACAGTTCGGCCAGATCGGTATGAGGCGGGTACGGCAAATACGGTCGGTATTGCCGGGTTGGCAGCTGGGGTGAATGTTGTACTCAAATATGGGGTAGAACAAGTTTATGAACATCAGTGGAAGCTTGTCCAAACGATGATGGAGGAGTTATCCAAAATGCCGGGCGTATCTTTGATTGGGCCAAAGCTGGGTGAAGCAAGAACGGGGCTCGTGTCTTACAATGTGGCGGGCAGAGATGCTGCGGAGATTGCTTTTAGGTTAGATAGAGAATATGGAATTGCTGTGCGCGCCGGGTATCATTGCACGCCATTAGGACATATGACAGCAGGAACAACGGAGGGCGGGGCTGTTAGAGCTAGTGTAGGTTTTGGTACGACGGAGAAAGAGGTTGAGTCATTCGTACTAGCCATGCGGAAAATTTTGGCTCAATGA
- a CDS encoding ABC transporter permease, with amino-acid sequence MNKVNVRMEEGSLESAASPSSWQILWREIKRDKLALSSLIFLGLIIAGVYGVSLILDQKQIVTVDLFALYQPPSAKFWLGTDYGGRDVFGQLIIGTRNSLSIGILVTVFTGLIGILVGLISGYFGGTVDNISMRVVDFFMILPTLMIVIAFVAAVPKYSVLSFSLIMTAFLWMGIARLIRSKTLQERELEYVKASRTLGSSHLKIMFTQVLPNLSSIIIVTMTLNLAANIGLESGLSFLGFGFPESTPSLGTLVSYARNPQTLEYRWWIWLPASLLILVLMLSINNVGQALKRATDARQRRG; translated from the coding sequence ATGAATAAAGTGAACGTACGAATGGAGGAAGGGAGCTTGGAGTCAGCAGCCAGCCCCTCAAGTTGGCAAATTCTATGGCGAGAGATCAAGCGTGATAAATTGGCGCTCTCGTCTCTGATTTTCTTAGGTCTGATTATCGCCGGGGTGTACGGTGTATCTCTCATCTTAGATCAGAAGCAAATTGTAACGGTTGATTTGTTTGCGTTATATCAGCCGCCGTCAGCGAAGTTTTGGCTGGGTACCGATTATGGAGGCCGGGATGTGTTCGGACAATTAATTATCGGTACGAGAAATTCTTTATCGATCGGTATTCTGGTGACAGTATTCACCGGATTGATCGGCATTCTGGTTGGACTGATATCTGGCTACTTTGGCGGGACGGTCGATAACATCTCGATGCGGGTCGTTGATTTTTTCATGATTCTGCCTACCCTTATGATCGTTATTGCCTTTGTAGCCGCTGTGCCCAAGTATAGCGTTCTATCCTTTTCCTTGATTATGACTGCCTTTCTATGGATGGGAATTGCCCGTCTTATTCGCTCGAAGACGCTGCAGGAGAGGGAGCTCGAATATGTAAAAGCTTCAAGAACACTCGGATCATCGCATTTAAAAATAATGTTCACTCAGGTTCTGCCTAATTTAAGCTCCATTATCATCGTGACGATGACTCTAAATTTGGCAGCAAATATTGGCTTGGAGTCAGGCTTATCCTTCTTAGGATTTGGATTTCCAGAGAGCACGCCCAGTCTCGGAACTTTAGTCAGTTATGCTAGAAACCCGCAGACACTGGAGTACAGATGGTGGATATGGTTGCCGGCATCACTACTCATTCTAGTATTGATGCTTAGCATAAACAACGTCGGTCAAGCGCTAAAGCGTGCGACGGATGCAAGACAAAGAAGAGGATAA
- a CDS encoding mechanosensitive ion channel family protein, with protein MILLTNIMEDGSEVDPAEQAIKVAVTWKDKLWDWATNVEMWEMVMFSALRIIVLFILTRIFIRVIYRIIDRSLEKKEQSRLKVNPRRLVTVAGLLKNVTSITSNFIMIMLVLGEVGFQLAPLLAGAGVLGLAIGFGAQSLVKDVIAGFFIILEDQFAVGDVIQTGGLKGTVEMIGLRSTRLVSWTGEVHIIPNGTITNVTNYSLNNAMVVVDFPFSNTKKLEEMISLLKKAMLKMKEDHPYTSEVPHVVGIQSLSASEFVIRIAMEGLPEMREEMERQIRTYIKQALEEEEALALPDGE; from the coding sequence ATGATACTGCTCACCAATATAATGGAAGATGGAAGTGAAGTAGACCCTGCCGAGCAAGCAATTAAAGTGGCTGTAACCTGGAAAGATAAGCTGTGGGATTGGGCAACTAACGTCGAAATGTGGGAAATGGTTATGTTCTCAGCCCTGCGTATTATTGTTCTATTTATTCTGACACGCATATTTATCAGAGTTATTTATCGGATTATCGATCGCTCTTTGGAGAAAAAGGAGCAGAGTCGATTGAAGGTGAATCCTCGTAGATTAGTTACTGTTGCCGGGCTGTTGAAAAATGTTACTTCGATTACAAGCAATTTCATTATGATCATGCTTGTTCTTGGCGAAGTTGGCTTTCAGCTTGCACCGCTGCTTGCCGGAGCTGGGGTGCTCGGTTTAGCCATCGGTTTTGGGGCTCAGAGCTTGGTGAAGGATGTGATCGCAGGCTTTTTCATCATTCTTGAGGATCAATTTGCAGTAGGTGATGTGATTCAAACAGGTGGTCTTAAAGGGACGGTAGAGATGATCGGACTTCGTTCCACACGGCTCGTGAGTTGGACTGGCGAAGTGCATATTATTCCGAATGGCACAATTACTAACGTGACGAACTATTCGTTAAATAACGCGATGGTTGTTGTAGATTTTCCGTTCAGCAATACGAAGAAACTCGAAGAGATGATTAGCTTGTTGAAGAAAGCGATGCTAAAGATGAAGGAGGATCATCCTTACACTTCTGAAGTTCCTCATGTGGTTGGCATCCAGTCACTCTCAGCCAGCGAATTTGTCATCCGCATTGCTATGGAAGGTTTGCCGGAGATGAGAGAAGAGATGGAGCGCCAAATTAGGACCTATATTAAACAGGCGCTTGAGGAAGAGGAAGCTTTAGCATTGCCGGACGGAGAGTAG
- the ssb gene encoding single-stranded DNA-binding protein, translating into MLNRVILIGRLTRDPELRYTPSGVAVTQFTIAVDRPFTSQGGEREADFIPVVTWRQLAETCANYLRKGRLTAVEGRIQVRNYENNEGKRVYVTEVIADNVRFLESNREGGSGGGQREENPFGGSSAGGNSNRSSNFSRSNQDPFSDDGKPIDISDDDLPF; encoded by the coding sequence TTGTTGAACCGTGTCATTCTGATCGGACGTCTAACTAGAGACCCCGAGCTGCGTTATACGCCATCTGGCGTAGCGGTTACTCAGTTCACGATTGCCGTGGACAGACCGTTCACATCGCAGGGAGGAGAACGCGAAGCGGATTTTATTCCGGTCGTAACTTGGAGACAACTGGCTGAGACGTGCGCGAATTACTTACGTAAGGGTCGACTCACAGCGGTTGAGGGACGCATTCAGGTACGGAATTACGAGAATAACGAAGGCAAACGTGTATACGTAACCGAAGTCATTGCTGATAATGTCCGTTTCTTGGAGTCTAATCGTGAAGGTGGCAGTGGTGGTGGACAGCGCGAGGAGAATCCATTTGGAGGAAGCAGTGCGGGTGGCAATAGCAACCGCAGCAGCAATTTCTCACGCAGCAACCAAGATCCATTCTCTGACGATGGGAAACCGATCGATATTTCGGATGACGATTTGCCATTTTAA
- a CDS encoding DUF951 domain-containing protein, which yields MERKSFGLGDVVMMKKNHPCGSNEMEVIRMGMDIRIKCVGCKHSVLVPRAKFEKNMRKVIRSAAAGEEGTASQDPS from the coding sequence ATGGAGCGTAAATCGTTTGGGCTGGGTGATGTAGTCATGATGAAGAAAAACCATCCTTGTGGCAGCAATGAAATGGAAGTAATTCGTATGGGGATGGATATCCGGATCAAGTGTGTTGGCTGCAAGCATAGTGTACTCGTCCCGAGAGCAAAATTTGAGAAAAATATGCGTAAAGTGATTCGTTCAGCTGCAGCTGGGGAAGAGGGGACGGCATCCCAAGATCCATCCTAA
- a CDS encoding DUF4446 family protein, producing the protein MQEWNELILEQLVWVVIGLVIVVVWLLIWNLLQGSKLRKIRRKYELMMQGAGVEDLEGLLVDLKLQQGKLEDVQDQQQKILERLQMLVPKQKAKIGMKRYNAFAERGNDLSFSIAFINDEKDGVVITGIYNRDGSYVYAKPLTKGESPHALSQEEIEVIALAAQGE; encoded by the coding sequence ATGCAAGAATGGAATGAGCTCATTCTGGAACAGTTAGTTTGGGTTGTAATTGGGTTAGTTATCGTCGTGGTTTGGCTGCTCATCTGGAACTTGCTTCAGGGCAGTAAGCTCCGGAAGATCCGTCGGAAATATGAATTGATGATGCAGGGAGCAGGAGTAGAGGACCTGGAGGGGCTACTCGTCGATTTGAAACTACAGCAAGGCAAGTTAGAGGATGTACAGGATCAACAGCAGAAGATACTCGAACGGCTGCAAATGCTGGTGCCGAAGCAGAAAGCAAAAATCGGCATGAAGCGTTATAACGCTTTTGCCGAGCGTGGGAATGATTTAAGTTTCTCTATCGCATTTATAAATGATGAGAAGGATGGGGTCGTCATTACGGGTATTTATAATCGGGACGGCTCTTATGTATATGCCAAGCCATTAACGAAAGGGGAATCCCCTCATGCGTTATCTCAAGAAGAAATCGAGGTTATTGCTCTTGCCGCGCAAGGGGAATGA
- a CDS encoding ABC transporter ATP-binding protein, whose protein sequence is MALLEVRELKVHFPVYGGIFRRVIDRVKAVDGVNLIIEPGHTYGLVGESGSGKTTTGRAIIGLNPITSGKIIFEGKDIGNGMSSSRSRYRKDIQMIFQDPYSSLNPKKRVLDIVAEPLRNFERMSAREEKRQVQELLTQVGLSAETIHKYPHEFSGGQRQRIGIARAIALKPKLIIADEPVSSLDVSVQAQVLNFMQDIQEKLNLTYLFISHDLGIIRHMCDYIGIMYKGRHVEQGTTCDIFENPQHIYTKRLLAAIPDLDPGQRESRRQLRQLVHQEYDEAYSQYFDHEGLAFDLKALSTTHFAALPERG, encoded by the coding sequence ATGGCGCTTCTTGAGGTTAGAGAATTGAAGGTGCACTTCCCGGTATATGGTGGAATATTCAGAAGAGTCATTGATCGGGTGAAGGCGGTGGACGGCGTTAATCTGATTATTGAGCCTGGGCATACCTATGGTCTTGTCGGCGAATCGGGCTCGGGAAAAACGACGACAGGGCGGGCAATTATCGGCCTGAATCCGATCACATCGGGAAAAATTATTTTTGAGGGCAAAGACATTGGAAATGGGATGAGCAGCAGTCGCTCTCGTTATCGCAAAGACATCCAGATGATCTTCCAGGATCCGTATTCTTCATTAAATCCGAAGAAGCGCGTACTGGACATCGTTGCAGAGCCGTTGCGTAATTTTGAACGCATGTCCGCTCGTGAAGAGAAGCGGCAAGTGCAAGAGCTCCTGACACAGGTTGGCTTGAGCGCGGAAACGATACATAAATATCCCCATGAATTCTCCGGAGGGCAGCGACAACGCATTGGTATTGCCCGGGCAATTGCATTAAAGCCGAAGCTGATCATAGCCGATGAGCCGGTCTCATCACTCGATGTCTCTGTCCAAGCGCAGGTGCTGAACTTTATGCAGGACATTCAGGAGAAGCTTAATCTAACTTATTTATTCATTAGCCATGATCTCGGTATTATCCGCCATATGTGTGATTATATCGGCATTATGTACAAAGGACGGCATGTAGAGCAAGGCACGACATGTGATATATTCGAGAACCCTCAACATATTTATACGAAACGTCTACTGGCAGCGATACCGGATTTGGACCCCGGCCAGCGGGAGAGTCGCCGTCAGCTACGCCAGTTGGTTCATCAGGAATATGACGAGGCCTACTCACAGTATTTTGACCATGAGGGGCTGGCTTTTGACTTAAAGGCACTCTCTACTACTCACTTTGCCGCACTGCCCGAAAGGGGGTGA
- a CDS encoding YjzC family protein: MGEKTEFEPGDKAPNPGIYTEVGEARSFHTQIQNPKRVELKRGETFPKTTNKDRKWKKAEKARVH, translated from the coding sequence ATGGGCGAGAAAACCGAATTTGAGCCCGGAGACAAAGCTCCCAATCCTGGCATCTACACTGAAGTAGGTGAGGCGCGCAGCTTCCATACGCAAATTCAAAACCCTAAGCGAGTCGAACTAAAACGGGGCGAGACATTTCCCAAGACAACCAACAAAGATCGCAAATGGAAAAAAGCCGAAAAAGCCCGCGTGCACTAG
- the rpsF gene encoding 30S ribosomal protein S6: MRKYEVMYIIRPELEQEAVQAVVDKFQGIIQNGGEITKHEVMGKRRLAYEINKIRDGIYVLVNFTATPEVVAELERILKISDEVIRYLITKDVA; this comes from the coding sequence ATGCGCAAATATGAAGTGATGTACATTATTCGTCCTGAACTTGAACAGGAAGCTGTTCAAGCTGTAGTTGACAAATTCCAAGGCATCATCCAAAACGGCGGTGAAATTACAAAGCACGAAGTAATGGGTAAACGCCGGCTTGCGTATGAGATTAACAAGATCCGTGACGGTATTTACGTTCTCGTGAATTTCACGGCGACTCCTGAAGTCGTTGCTGAGCTCGAGCGGATTCTGAAGATTTCCGATGAGGTTATCCGTTATCTCATTACAAAAGACGTAGCCTAA
- the yyaC gene encoding spore protease YyaC: MSQLNPSLTGQEIPYLKIPHTEPGIHSAIIHRLLLHLAQIAPGQEIVVVCIGTDRSTGDCLGPLVGTSLSKYKCPYFHLYGTLEEPVHAMNLKDTLQQIHSTFLDPYIIGIDACLGQTSSVGSIQVVQGPLRPGAGVNKELPPVGDIHLTGIVNVGGFMEYFVLQNTRLSLVMRLSDIIASSLYSAIKEWHNGFIPLARQEQ, encoded by the coding sequence ATGTCTCAGCTAAATCCGTCGTTAACAGGACAAGAAATTCCTTATTTAAAAATACCCCACACTGAGCCAGGCATTCATTCCGCGATTATTCATCGATTGCTACTTCATCTTGCTCAGATCGCACCTGGACAGGAAATTGTCGTCGTCTGTATCGGTACAGATCGTTCTACCGGCGATTGCCTTGGGCCCCTAGTCGGCACTTCCTTATCCAAATATAAATGCCCTTACTTTCACTTGTACGGTACATTAGAGGAACCCGTGCATGCGATGAACTTGAAAGATACTCTCCAACAAATTCACAGCACATTTCTAGATCCTTACATTATTGGAATTGATGCTTGCCTGGGTCAAACCTCAAGCGTTGGATCCATCCAAGTCGTGCAAGGCCCACTCCGCCCTGGAGCAGGCGTAAATAAAGAATTACCGCCGGTTGGCGATATCCATCTTACAGGCATCGTCAATGTCGGCGGCTTCATGGAGTATTTTGTATTACAGAACACACGACTTAGCTTAGTCATGCGCTTGTCTGATATTATAGCCAGTAGTCTTTATTCTGCCATTAAAGAATGGCATAATGGCTTCATTCCCCTTGCGCGGCAAGAGCAATAA
- a CDS encoding DUF3343 domain-containing protein yields the protein MAFDSTQQALRAEMLLEYAEIEIDLYPTPKEITAGCALSIRFPKEALITVKEIIIQEQVDIRGIYSPSKSGYDNIEL from the coding sequence ATGGCATTTGATTCAACGCAGCAAGCATTAAGGGCCGAGATGCTGCTGGAGTATGCGGAAATTGAAATCGACCTGTATCCAACACCGAAAGAAATTACGGCAGGCTGCGCTTTATCAATTCGGTTCCCAAAGGAAGCGCTCATTACTGTTAAGGAGATCATCATTCAAGAGCAAGTAGATATTCGGGGAATCTATTCCCCATCAAAATCAGGATATGATAACATCGAATTGTAG